One window from the genome of Phocoena phocoena chromosome 15, mPhoPho1.1, whole genome shotgun sequence encodes:
- the MYL9 gene encoding myosin regulatory light polypeptide 9 isoform X1, which translates to MSSKRAKAKTTKKRPQRATSNVFAMFDQSQIQEFKEAFNMIDQNRDGFIDKEDLHDMLASLGKNPTDEYLEGMMSEAPGPINFTMFLTMFGEKLNGTDPEDVIRNAFACFDEEASGFIHEDHLRELLTTMGDRFTDEEVDEMYREAPIDKKGNFNYVEFTRILKHGAKDKDD; encoded by the exons ATGTCCAGTAAACGGGCCAAGGCCAAGACCACCAAGAAGCGGCCACAGCGGGCCACATCCAACGTCTTCGCAATGTTTGACCAGTCCCAGATCCAGGAGTTTAAGGAGGCCTTCAACATGATTGACCAGAACCGAGATGGCTTCATTGACAAGGAGGACTTGCATGACATGCTGGCCTCGCTGG GGAAGAACCCCACGGACGAGTACCTGGAGGGCATGATGAGCGAGGCCCCGGGGCCCATCAACTTCACGATGTTCCTCACCATGTTTGGGGAGAAGCTGAATGGCACGGACCCCGAGGACGTGATCCGCAACGCCTTCGCCTGCTTCGACGAGGAGGCCTCAG GTTTCATCCACGAGGACCACCTCCGGGAGCTCCTCACCACCATGGGCGACCGCTTCACAGACGAGGAAGTGGATGAGATGTACCGCGAGGCGCCCATTGATAAGAAAGGCAACTTCAACTACGTGGAGTTCACCCGCATCCTCAAACATGGCGCCAAGGACAAAGACGACTAG
- the MYL9 gene encoding myosin regulatory light polypeptide 9 isoform X2 yields MSSKRAKAKTTKKRPQRATSNVFAMFDQSQIQEFKEAFNMIDQNRDGFIDKEDLHDMLASLGFIHEDHLRELLTTMGDRFTDEEVDEMYREAPIDKKGNFNYVEFTRILKHGAKDKDD; encoded by the exons ATGTCCAGTAAACGGGCCAAGGCCAAGACCACCAAGAAGCGGCCACAGCGGGCCACATCCAACGTCTTCGCAATGTTTGACCAGTCCCAGATCCAGGAGTTTAAGGAGGCCTTCAACATGATTGACCAGAACCGAGATGGCTTCATTGACAAGGAGGACTTGCATGACATGCTGGCCTCGCTGG GTTTCATCCACGAGGACCACCTCCGGGAGCTCCTCACCACCATGGGCGACCGCTTCACAGACGAGGAAGTGGATGAGATGTACCGCGAGGCGCCCATTGATAAGAAAGGCAACTTCAACTACGTGGAGTTCACCCGCATCCTCAAACATGGCGCCAAGGACAAAGACGACTAG